A genomic stretch from Telmatocola sphagniphila includes:
- a CDS encoding 3-keto-disaccharide hydrolase: MKNLGLVWALTLFGLSTTATAETPWLDLLKESNLKAFKPNRAKEGDYLWAEAVQLDEKSMKTILATGRGAILVNGTKGRSPDLYTVNEYGDLEVEVEFMIAKGSNSGIKFHGWYEVQILDTFASKKLSGDSMGGIYPRAEDKPSYHHIDDGIPPRVNAAKPAGEWNKLTVIFLAPRFEAQGKKIANAKIVKAILNEQLIHENQEMKTPTGSNWNKAERAKGPFMLQMDHGPVAFRQVRIREYSAGK; encoded by the coding sequence ATGAAAAACCTAGGTCTGGTTTGGGCTCTTACCTTGTTCGGTCTTTCCACTACAGCAACGGCGGAAACACCCTGGCTGGATTTGCTGAAAGAGTCGAATCTCAAAGCCTTTAAGCCCAATCGGGCCAAGGAGGGGGATTATCTTTGGGCCGAAGCCGTCCAACTCGATGAAAAATCGATGAAGACGATCCTCGCTACCGGACGAGGAGCGATTTTAGTGAATGGTACCAAGGGGCGATCACCCGACCTTTACACCGTCAACGAGTACGGTGATCTGGAAGTCGAAGTTGAGTTTATGATTGCCAAAGGTTCTAACAGTGGTATCAAATTTCACGGTTGGTACGAGGTTCAGATTCTCGACACCTTTGCCAGCAAGAAACTCTCCGGAGATTCCATGGGGGGAATTTACCCCCGTGCGGAGGATAAGCCGAGCTACCACCACATCGACGACGGCATCCCACCCCGGGTGAACGCCGCGAAACCGGCTGGGGAATGGAATAAGCTAACGGTGATATTTCTTGCTCCGCGATTCGAAGCCCAGGGTAAGAAAATCGCCAATGCCAAGATCGTGAAAGCGATCCTCAACGAGCAGTTGATCCACGAAAACCAGGAGATGAAAACGCCCACCGGGAGCAACTGGAACAAGGCAGAGAGGGCGAAGGGGCCTTTCATGCTGCAAATGGATCACGGGCCGGTGGCATTTCGGCAGGTCCGGATTCGAGAATATTCCGCTGGGAAGTAG
- a CDS encoding nucleotide sugar dehydrogenase, translating into MIHPACSTLLDRLITRQAHVGIIGLGYVGLPLARAIQRSGFPVVGFDTDINKVQSLQAGQSYIQTISNDDVRQMRASRFAATHDFDQLREQDAIIICVPTPLTPAREPDLSYITRSSREIAQRIRGGQLIVLESTTYPTTTRTVVLPLLEESGLKCGLDFLLAYSPEREDPGSRTHSISQLPKVVGGMDPVSLQAACELYRGVAAEVIPVSSPEIAEATKILENTYRAVNIALVNELKILYDSMGIDIWEVIAAARTKPFGFQAFTPGPGLGGHCIPIDPFYLTWLARQHGQSTRFIELAGEINTRMPLFVLGKLIDALNAERKPLSNSRILLIGMAYKKNVDDPRESPGFELMHLLQERGAIVEYHDPHIPVLPRMRKYSFEKMHSVELTAFTVSRQDAVLIVTDHDLIDWQLLANHSRLILDTRNAMAGLNGPARIVKA; encoded by the coding sequence TTTACCTCTCGCAAGAGCCATTCAACGGTCGGGATTTCCTGTTGTCGGCTTCGATACGGACATAAATAAGGTTCAATCGTTACAGGCCGGACAATCCTACATTCAAACCATTTCAAATGACGATGTTCGGCAAATGCGCGCGAGCCGGTTCGCAGCGACTCACGATTTCGACCAGCTTCGCGAACAGGATGCAATTATCATTTGCGTTCCCACTCCGCTGACGCCGGCCCGGGAGCCAGATCTCAGTTACATCACCCGTTCCAGTCGCGAGATCGCTCAAAGAATTCGTGGCGGCCAATTAATTGTCCTTGAGAGTACAACTTATCCGACCACGACGCGAACCGTGGTTCTGCCGCTCCTCGAGGAAAGTGGCTTAAAGTGCGGCCTGGATTTTTTGTTGGCCTATAGCCCCGAGCGTGAAGACCCCGGCAGTCGGACGCATTCCATCTCTCAGCTTCCCAAGGTAGTGGGTGGAATGGATCCAGTGTCTCTGCAAGCCGCCTGCGAACTTTATCGGGGGGTGGCGGCCGAAGTGATTCCGGTTTCTTCGCCCGAGATTGCGGAAGCGACAAAAATCCTGGAGAATACCTATCGCGCAGTCAATATCGCGCTGGTGAATGAGTTGAAAATTCTGTACGACTCGATGGGGATCGACATCTGGGAAGTGATTGCCGCCGCCAGGACTAAACCCTTTGGCTTTCAGGCGTTCACTCCCGGTCCGGGACTGGGTGGGCATTGCATACCGATCGATCCGTTCTATCTGACCTGGCTGGCTCGCCAGCACGGGCAGAGTACCCGGTTCATCGAACTGGCGGGTGAAATCAATACTCGAATGCCTCTGTTCGTTCTGGGAAAATTGATCGATGCCCTGAACGCCGAGCGGAAACCACTTTCCAACAGTCGAATTCTGCTGATTGGCATGGCCTACAAGAAAAATGTCGACGATCCGCGCGAATCACCCGGCTTCGAGTTGATGCATCTTCTCCAGGAACGCGGCGCGATTGTGGAATATCATGATCCGCATATTCCCGTATTACCTCGGATGAGGAAGTATTCTTTCGAGAAAATGCATTCGGTGGAACTGACTGCATTCACTGTCTCTCGACAAGATGCCGTTCTCATTGTGACCGATCACGATCTGATAGACTGGCAGTTGCTCGCCAACCATTCCCGGCTCATTCTCGATACTCGTAATGCGATGGCAGGGCTGAACGGTCCTGCTCGGATTGTAAAGGCATAG
- a CDS encoding suppressor of fused domain protein, which produces MKTLVVEHDWQHWWDNRLRALEEVFGPQDEQVFHSLIPFDVGGVADVLVFKHHLDGVVYVTADLIGSQEQLPTEVGNYELMMCHRGESEIGPNLISKLAVYTCEDRLKPGDTMNIERAAPVGSTVTALLFLKYADLTVLDQKAGVLLCMGITSDELDWCQLGRTNELIRALKKQKVYPFTEWRRKSVLAV; this is translated from the coding sequence ATGAAAACTCTAGTCGTGGAACATGATTGGCAACATTGGTGGGACAACCGCCTGCGAGCCCTGGAAGAGGTCTTTGGACCGCAGGATGAGCAGGTCTTCCACTCCCTCATCCCCTTCGATGTAGGTGGTGTAGCTGATGTTTTGGTCTTCAAACACCATCTCGACGGCGTCGTTTACGTCACGGCGGATCTCATTGGATCGCAGGAACAGTTACCGACGGAAGTCGGCAACTACGAATTGATGATGTGCCATCGCGGCGAATCCGAAATCGGCCCCAATCTCATTTCCAAGCTGGCCGTTTACACGTGCGAGGATCGCTTGAAACCGGGCGATACGATGAATATCGAACGCGCCGCCCCCGTCGGCTCCACCGTGACCGCACTATTGTTTCTGAAATACGCAGACCTAACTGTGCTGGATCAGAAAGCGGGCGTCCTGTTATGTATGGGAATTACCAGCGACGAATTGGATTGGTGCCAACTGGGTCGGACGAACGAGTTAATTCGAGCTTTGAAAAAGCAAAAGGTCTACCCTTTTACAGAATGGCGGCGGAAATCGGTTCTCGCCGTTTGA
- a CDS encoding DUF4956 domain-containing protein, which yields MDDMLKEGSEFVSKTIHTSGKTPLELFGEMFEHLGAAFILGATVAGIAYFSHYRGRAIKSSLLAMLVMMSVLIAMVTLVIGNSLARAFSLAGVLAIIRFRTVIEDTRDTAFVIAAVAMGLAAGAGFYIVAVVTLPFLFLTTWIFRTGRPPRRNGEIIEIRQLASEDPKKSLEPLLEKHALMVQLISMDRNGKGTHIELQYALRMRETGESIKLLMGELQTLSFIQKVKLKQRKDN from the coding sequence ATGGATGATATGCTGAAAGAAGGTTCTGAGTTCGTCTCGAAAACGATACACACGAGCGGGAAGACGCCTCTGGAGCTATTCGGCGAGATGTTCGAGCACCTCGGCGCAGCATTCATACTGGGGGCGACCGTCGCGGGAATCGCTTATTTCTCTCATTATCGGGGCCGCGCGATCAAATCCAGCCTTCTGGCCATGCTGGTGATGATGTCGGTTCTGATCGCCATGGTCACCCTGGTAATCGGTAATAGTCTAGCTCGAGCATTCAGTCTCGCCGGCGTTCTGGCCATCATCCGTTTTCGAACTGTCATCGAAGACACTCGCGACACGGCTTTTGTCATCGCAGCCGTGGCCATGGGGTTAGCGGCCGGCGCCGGTTTCTACATCGTCGCCGTGGTGACTCTACCGTTTTTGTTTCTCACCACTTGGATTTTTCGCACGGGTCGCCCCCCCCGCCGAAACGGCGAAATCATCGAGATTCGTCAGCTCGCCAGCGAAGATCCCAAAAAGAGTTTGGAACCTTTGCTGGAGAAACATGCCCTGATGGTTCAACTGATTTCCATGGATCGCAATGGCAAAGGGACGCACATCGAATTGCAGTATGCACTGCGAATGCGGGAAACAGGCGAATCCATCAAGCTTCTGATGGGCGAGCTTCAAACGCTCAGCTTCATACAAAAAGTCAAATTGAAGCAGCGCAAAGACAATTAA
- a CDS encoding DUF1559 domain-containing protein, producing MFKAVRKNRQGFTLIELLVVIAIIAILIGLLLPAVQKVREAAARTKCFNNFKQIGLATMMYTDTYGYYPPAFSKAPNTTNWAWSTWILPYIEQGNLYTNLNPTVNNLSLNSFTTMPVPIYLCPSDPSPTINSNYGGYAKSNYVVSEQVSDGGSAILMNSITDGTSNTIMAGERDMQFQVGATWAGRVSNSNTNFSGVASVIGRPNWPINTKYNVGADASTCTRYAWSSLHTGGANFVFCDGSVHFLRDSLASDPAYHGVCGALTPPTGSSYTYTLQLLYFKNDGFPLTDY from the coding sequence GTGTTCAAAGCTGTTCGTAAAAATCGCCAAGGGTTCACCCTGATCGAACTCCTCGTAGTAATTGCTATCATCGCTATCCTGATCGGTCTGCTACTCCCGGCCGTGCAGAAGGTGCGCGAAGCCGCGGCCCGGACGAAATGCTTCAACAACTTCAAGCAAATCGGACTCGCCACGATGATGTACACCGACACCTATGGCTATTACCCCCCGGCTTTCTCGAAAGCGCCAAATACGACAAACTGGGCCTGGTCGACTTGGATACTGCCCTACATCGAACAGGGAAACCTTTACACAAACCTGAACCCCACGGTGAATAATCTCTCCTTGAACAGCTTCACCACGATGCCTGTTCCCATCTACCTCTGCCCTTCCGATCCCAGCCCGACCATCAACAGTAATTACGGCGGATATGCGAAGAGCAATTACGTGGTGAGCGAACAGGTTTCGGATGGAGGGTCGGCGATTCTGATGAATTCCATCACCGACGGGACCAGCAATACCATCATGGCCGGCGAGCGCGATATGCAATTTCAGGTCGGGGCCACCTGGGCTGGCCGCGTCAGCAACTCCAACACCAACTTTAGCGGTGTTGCTTCGGTGATCGGTCGTCCCAACTGGCCCATCAACACGAAATACAACGTCGGGGCCGACGCCTCGACCTGCACCCGCTATGCGTGGTCCAGCCTCCATACCGGCGGGGCCAACTTTGTGTTCTGCGATGGATCCGTTCATTTCCTGCGCGACAGCCTCGCCAGCGATCCCGCCTACCATGGCGTCTGCGGGGCTTTAACGCCGCCGACCGGTTCCAGCTACACTTACACGCTGCAACTGCTCTACTTCAAGAACGATGGCTTCCCGCTCACCGATTATTAA
- a CDS encoding RNA polymerase sigma factor, with amino-acid sequence MSSEPLTAANEETRLILAAQAGDKSAFTSLVNTYWDRLYRWLVQVTRDSHAAEDLAQETFLKAFSRLDRFTAGSNFRAWIFRIAHNNWVNLQRVNRKQKAELPEELSEWEPGPDQRAQDRDDLRSLLNDVAKLAPDFRAAIMLRAEGELSFKEIGEVMGVPEETARWRVFKARQRLVQMQEERENSKTEK; translated from the coding sequence GTGAGCAGCGAGCCACTGACTGCTGCCAATGAGGAAACTCGACTGATCTTGGCTGCTCAAGCCGGGGATAAGAGCGCTTTCACCAGTCTGGTCAACACCTACTGGGACCGTTTATACCGTTGGCTGGTGCAAGTGACGCGAGATAGTCACGCGGCGGAGGATCTGGCTCAAGAGACTTTCCTGAAAGCCTTCAGCCGTTTGGATCGATTCACCGCGGGAAGTAATTTCCGGGCTTGGATCTTCCGAATCGCCCATAACAATTGGGTCAATTTGCAGCGGGTCAACCGCAAGCAGAAAGCGGAGCTTCCGGAAGAACTCTCCGAGTGGGAGCCGGGGCCCGATCAACGGGCTCAAGATAGGGATGATCTCAGAAGTCTGTTGAACGATGTCGCCAAACTGGCACCCGATTTTCGAGCGGCGATCATGTTGCGTGCGGAAGGAGAACTCTCCTTCAAAGAGATTGGCGAAGTGATGGGAGTACCGGAGGAGACCGCCCGGTGGCGAGTTTTCAAAGCTCGACAAAGACTGGTGCAGATGCAGGAAGAGCGGGAGAACTCGAAAACCGAGAAGTGA
- a CDS encoding ABC-2 transporter permease, producing MRWKQSEYMLKGIFLGLLLFVALEGLDWSRTGIVAACLAGGLIVGILVAIGRHLKDLRQFQGKFVAYALFILLENPLSIYAGVILGLFAGAIWVRNPEVDETVFFYCVGGGAAIGLALGELRKIHDNLTRFVLALAVGAAIFAGVLWWLDEGHFAESDEKQFMLGILLLIGVPFFYFLVFTGMAEESEVEIAALCSVLGIGIQLILQTFPQKGPIKVATFGFLIPLLIYSIYAIRILPGLRVFKHSLRGYSFLELGQIKPSILSFRRALQLDPKNELARRGLYRLHRTIDPAQLAKDPEALQLLDLELCLERVAHLLVSGKAPTAEQLSEVQKLLDLIEKHSTGMQAQVDYYRAVAALHQKEYDQASGLLTRLLDPASWKKPDPNRDAILFGAWQLVLLVHPAMKERVGQPQLSQPGRRVEALQAVERELQANPNDGNALTLRQLLYDGLTAADYGPMAIDGPLENFDYGYCEQLGLPLLEDSVRWERGIDYTRIALHGQPLRSPSLYQRIIDTYEKQKLPSKAQAYRVRSKDAGTEIGPSNFPPAEQEIYFAQVKKMADEAAAIEDYDSAIAAYSVYSHYEKSGVETLRQLAEMYEKKKDVLNALRVNEKALIYKSSDADLLARKDRYYYSLEPETLRSVWENVKTYFDVNYCITKSRQLLDSKSADLLDWAQHLIQLARVAKPKDLTTLVQEARCCLRKGEREKGLALLEDVREMKPSGSEESDWWYFTVKQLGKLYLEEYNRPDLAIPCFKEYQSAPKAGADTMYDLGRAYEASGQLPQAAKYYENVTGYPEHPLRWEAEEALRRVRSQQNPS from the coding sequence ATGCGCTGGAAGCAATCCGAATATATGCTCAAAGGGATCTTTCTGGGCCTTCTGCTCTTCGTGGCACTGGAAGGTCTGGACTGGTCCCGAACCGGAATCGTCGCGGCCTGTCTGGCCGGCGGTCTGATCGTTGGAATTCTGGTCGCCATCGGCCGACATCTGAAAGACCTTCGACAGTTTCAAGGGAAGTTCGTTGCCTACGCCCTGTTTATCCTCCTGGAAAATCCACTATCGATCTACGCGGGCGTCATTCTGGGATTATTCGCCGGAGCCATCTGGGTTCGCAACCCCGAAGTGGATGAAACCGTTTTCTTCTACTGTGTCGGCGGCGGGGCCGCCATCGGTCTGGCACTCGGCGAACTGCGCAAAATCCATGACAATCTCACTCGATTCGTACTCGCGCTAGCGGTTGGAGCGGCCATTTTCGCTGGAGTCCTTTGGTGGCTCGATGAGGGGCATTTTGCCGAATCGGACGAAAAGCAGTTCATGCTGGGCATACTGCTTTTAATTGGTGTGCCTTTTTTCTACTTTCTGGTGTTCACCGGTATGGCCGAGGAGTCGGAAGTGGAAATTGCCGCGCTCTGCTCCGTGCTGGGAATTGGCATTCAGTTGATTCTGCAGACCTTTCCTCAAAAAGGTCCAATCAAGGTCGCCACCTTCGGCTTTCTGATTCCTCTCTTGATCTACAGCATCTACGCCATTCGCATTCTGCCCGGCTTGCGAGTCTTCAAGCATTCCCTTCGGGGCTACAGCTTCCTGGAACTGGGACAGATAAAACCCTCGATACTGAGCTTCCGCCGGGCACTCCAGCTCGACCCTAAAAACGAATTAGCGCGACGTGGCCTCTACCGGCTGCATCGCACCATCGATCCCGCTCAGCTTGCCAAGGATCCGGAAGCGTTGCAGCTTCTCGATCTCGAACTCTGCCTGGAACGGGTGGCTCATCTGTTGGTTTCCGGCAAAGCTCCCACGGCCGAGCAGCTTTCGGAAGTCCAGAAGCTCCTCGATTTGATCGAGAAGCATTCGACTGGAATGCAGGCTCAGGTCGATTACTACCGGGCCGTCGCAGCGTTGCATCAGAAGGAATATGACCAAGCCAGCGGTTTATTGACTCGCCTTCTCGATCCCGCTTCGTGGAAGAAACCCGATCCGAATCGGGATGCGATCCTCTTTGGCGCCTGGCAACTGGTACTGCTGGTTCATCCCGCGATGAAGGAGCGGGTCGGCCAGCCGCAACTTTCCCAGCCGGGACGAAGAGTCGAAGCCCTCCAGGCAGTCGAAAGAGAGTTGCAAGCCAACCCCAACGACGGGAATGCTCTTACGCTTCGTCAGTTGCTCTACGACGGCTTAACCGCAGCAGACTACGGCCCGATGGCCATTGATGGTCCTCTCGAGAATTTCGATTACGGCTACTGCGAACAACTCGGGCTGCCGCTGTTGGAAGATTCGGTTCGCTGGGAGCGCGGCATCGACTATACTCGTATCGCCCTGCACGGCCAGCCACTACGCTCCCCCTCGCTCTATCAAAGAATCATCGACACTTACGAGAAACAGAAATTGCCTTCAAAAGCTCAGGCCTATCGGGTACGCAGCAAGGATGCGGGCACGGAAATCGGGCCGAGTAATTTTCCACCCGCGGAACAGGAAATCTACTTCGCCCAGGTCAAGAAAATGGCCGATGAAGCGGCGGCAATTGAAGACTATGATTCCGCCATCGCTGCTTACAGCGTCTACAGCCACTACGAGAAGAGCGGAGTGGAAACTCTTCGACAACTCGCGGAAATGTACGAGAAAAAGAAGGATGTTCTCAACGCGCTGCGGGTGAACGAAAAGGCCTTAATCTACAAATCTTCCGACGCCGATCTCCTGGCCCGGAAAGATCGCTACTACTATTCGCTGGAGCCGGAAACACTTCGGAGTGTGTGGGAAAACGTCAAAACCTATTTCGATGTCAATTACTGTATCACAAAATCCCGGCAACTTCTGGATAGCAAATCGGCCGATCTCCTCGACTGGGCGCAGCATTTGATTCAACTGGCTCGAGTGGCCAAGCCCAAGGATCTCACCACCCTGGTGCAGGAAGCTCGTTGCTGTTTACGCAAGGGCGAACGGGAAAAAGGGCTGGCACTGCTCGAAGATGTTCGGGAAATGAAACCGAGCGGTTCGGAAGAATCTGACTGGTGGTACTTCACGGTGAAGCAACTCGGCAAGCTTTATCTGGAGGAGTATAACCGGCCCGATCTGGCGATTCCCTGTTTCAAGGAGTACCAGAGTGCTCCTAAAGCGGGCGCGGATACCATGTACGATCTGGGTCGGGCCTATGAAGCCAGCGGGCAATTGCCTCAGGCGGCGAAGTACTACGAAAACGTCACCGGCTACCCAGAGCATCCGCTACGTTGGGAAGCGGAAGAGGCGCTGCGCCGGGTCCGGAGTCAGCAGAACCCGAGCTAG
- a CDS encoding flavin monoamine oxidase family protein, with translation MDNPSNPDSASHELKDKTVPSVPSVAVIGAGVAGLTVAYKLALAGLKITLYEASPRIGGRILTDYEAFKYQKQYCEKGGEWIDSTHHDIRKLAHELKLDVQDITKKRIGDELFYFGGQFYGPRDFLNFNREKNVTEGEYVQLARYIGRDRRKARVNPAYAKQLDALTIDDYLLKAQDQTKAPSWVIESIRMSYKGEFGTETNEQSAMLLIQQIGTGLRRPFEVYGPKQDESQRIRGGNSKLIEALFAVLNQKKVKFFPAHTLVKIDYKGASGRHKVYVELRHNERRKTRNFDYVVLALPFTKLREVEGLEILKERGFLSPGKYQAIQEIGYGNILKIMLGMNGEPWRNNPRFPLPTNGSFRTDNPYLQNTWITSVGQTGTDSILTILVAGHEAKQPIDTIARECRKATVHLFQMSEDQLFNHRHSSHIWSEDEYVRGSYSAFRPGQYTTLRLWAGTPECEERLGFVGEHTDPELYGYMSGAVHSATKEAERILTRIRKTSSGSADSGPGAAPLPLPNVADALGSR, from the coding sequence ATGGATAACCCGTCAAACCCTGACTCCGCATCGCACGAACTCAAAGACAAAACTGTTCCATCAGTTCCCTCCGTCGCCGTCATCGGGGCGGGAGTGGCGGGTCTGACCGTCGCCTACAAACTTGCACTTGCCGGCTTGAAAATAACGCTCTACGAAGCTTCTCCGAGAATTGGCGGCCGCATTCTCACCGACTACGAAGCCTTCAAGTATCAGAAGCAGTATTGCGAAAAAGGGGGCGAGTGGATCGACAGCACGCACCACGATATTCGCAAACTCGCCCACGAACTCAAACTCGATGTGCAGGACATAACCAAGAAACGCATTGGCGACGAACTCTTTTACTTCGGCGGACAGTTCTACGGGCCGCGCGATTTTCTCAACTTCAACCGCGAAAAAAATGTAACCGAAGGGGAATATGTTCAACTGGCCCGTTACATCGGCCGCGATCGTCGGAAGGCCCGGGTCAACCCGGCCTACGCCAAGCAGTTGGACGCACTGACTATCGACGATTACCTGTTGAAAGCGCAGGATCAAACAAAAGCTCCCAGCTGGGTCATCGAAAGTATTCGCATGTCTTACAAAGGGGAATTCGGCACGGAGACCAACGAACAAAGTGCGATGCTGCTCATCCAGCAGATCGGCACTGGTCTACGCCGTCCGTTCGAAGTGTACGGCCCCAAACAGGACGAATCGCAACGTATTCGCGGTGGAAATTCCAAACTCATCGAGGCACTTTTTGCTGTTCTGAATCAGAAGAAGGTGAAATTCTTTCCCGCGCATACTCTGGTGAAGATCGACTATAAAGGAGCGTCTGGCCGGCATAAGGTCTACGTGGAATTGCGGCATAACGAGAGGAGAAAGACACGGAATTTCGATTATGTTGTCCTGGCGTTACCGTTCACCAAGCTTCGCGAAGTGGAGGGACTGGAAATTCTTAAAGAAAGGGGTTTCCTAAGTCCCGGGAAATATCAGGCGATTCAGGAAATCGGCTACGGCAACATCCTCAAGATCATGCTGGGAATGAACGGCGAGCCCTGGAGAAATAATCCCCGTTTCCCCCTTCCTACCAATGGAAGTTTTCGAACCGATAACCCCTACCTTCAAAATACCTGGATCACCAGTGTGGGGCAGACCGGGACAGACAGCATTCTGACGATTCTGGTGGCTGGGCACGAAGCAAAGCAACCCATCGATACCATCGCCCGCGAATGCCGCAAAGCGACGGTACATCTGTTTCAGATGAGCGAGGACCAGTTGTTCAATCATCGGCACTCGTCGCATATCTGGTCGGAAGATGAATATGTCCGAGGCAGTTATTCGGCCTTCCGTCCGGGGCAATATACGACGCTGCGCTTGTGGGCAGGAACTCCGGAATGCGAGGAACGATTAGGATTTGTCGGCGAGCATACCGACCCGGAATTGTACGGTTATATGAGCGGGGCGGTACATTCCGCCACGAAAGAGGCGGAACGCATTCTGACCCGGATTCGCAAAACTAGCTCGGGTTCTGCTGACTCCGGACCCGGCGCAGCGCCTCTTCCGCTTCCCAACGTAGCGGATGCTCTGGGTAGCCGGTGA
- a CDS encoding alpha/beta hydrolase, whose protein sequence is MKRVLLFLLSLSFFESPLMAQNLDSFYKLGPDSLETEGVPHGKISGPFKVECKVYPGTAHTYWVYVPAQYDPAKPASLMIFNDGQAFMNEKGDIRAQNVMDNLIHRREIPVMIGVFINPGKKPEQPEANPREWGDRTTNRPTEYNTPDDKYAGVICDELMPVLNKEYNISKNPEQRGIGGASSGAIAAFMVAWERPNEFRKVLSIVGSFVNLRGGHVYPERVAESEKKPIRVFFQDGRNDNRGEGRNGSYDQTRDWFYQNVRLADAMTKKGYDVNYTWGIGLHGTKQGGAILPDMMRWLWRDQKVSIDVKDKVERSLFKGATKSEEAPKSKDK, encoded by the coding sequence ATGAAGCGCGTTCTTTTATTTCTGCTCTCACTGAGTTTCTTCGAATCTCCCCTGATGGCTCAGAATCTCGACAGTTTCTACAAACTTGGCCCGGACTCCCTCGAAACCGAAGGCGTGCCCCACGGCAAAATCTCCGGCCCGTTCAAAGTGGAATGCAAAGTCTATCCCGGCACGGCCCACACTTATTGGGTCTACGTCCCCGCCCAGTACGATCCAGCCAAACCGGCCAGCCTGATGATTTTCAACGACGGCCAGGCTTTTATGAACGAGAAAGGAGATATCCGGGCTCAAAATGTGATGGATAACCTTATCCATCGCCGAGAGATTCCGGTAATGATCGGCGTGTTCATCAATCCCGGCAAAAAACCCGAACAACCCGAGGCCAATCCTCGCGAGTGGGGAGACCGCACCACCAACCGGCCGACCGAATACAACACGCCGGACGACAAGTATGCCGGAGTCATCTGCGACGAACTCATGCCGGTCCTGAACAAGGAATACAACATTTCCAAAAATCCCGAACAGCGGGGAATCGGCGGGGCTAGCTCTGGTGCGATTGCCGCCTTCATGGTCGCCTGGGAGAGACCGAACGAATTTCGAAAAGTGCTGAGCATTGTCGGTAGCTTCGTGAATCTGCGTGGCGGACATGTCTATCCGGAAAGGGTCGCCGAGAGCGAGAAAAAGCCGATTCGGGTTTTCTTCCAGGATGGCCGGAATGACAATCGCGGCGAAGGCCGTAACGGAAGCTACGATCAAACTCGTGACTGGTTCTATCAGAACGTTCGTCTAGCCGATGCCATGACCAAAAAAGGATACGACGTGAACTATACTTGGGGCATTGGCCTGCATGGTACCAAACAAGGCGGAGCCATCCTGCCGGATATGATGCGCTGGCTCTGGCGGGATCAAAAAGTTTCAATCGACGTGAAGGACAAAGTCGAAAGATCGTTATTTAAGGGCGCGACCAAGTCCGAAGAGGCCCCAAAATCCAAGGATAAATAG